A section of the Streptomyces sp. Je 1-369 genome encodes:
- a CDS encoding pirin family protein — MIDVRRSGDRYRGGETAAGIESCHAFSFGPHYDPDNLRFGAVLACNEERLAPGAGFDEHPHSHTEIVTWVVEGELTHRDSEGHSSLVRPGDVQHLSAAGGVRHVERNDGPDPLVFVQMWLAPLAPGGDPSYEVVRGIADSTPYAVPGAGALLHVRHLAAGERLAVPEAPFVYVHVVRGALSLAGDLLRPGDSARIGAEPALEGEASGGAEVLIWEMTSAS; from the coding sequence GTGATTGATGTACGGCGCTCCGGCGACCGGTACCGCGGCGGGGAGACCGCGGCCGGCATCGAGTCCTGCCACGCCTTCTCCTTCGGCCCCCACTACGACCCCGACAACCTCCGCTTCGGCGCGGTCCTGGCCTGCAACGAAGAGCGCCTGGCGCCCGGCGCGGGCTTCGACGAGCATCCGCACAGCCACACGGAGATCGTGACCTGGGTCGTCGAGGGCGAGCTCACCCACCGGGATTCGGAGGGCCACTCGTCCCTGGTCCGCCCCGGCGACGTGCAGCACCTCTCCGCCGCGGGCGGCGTCCGCCACGTGGAACGCAACGACGGCCCCGACCCGCTGGTCTTCGTCCAGATGTGGCTGGCCCCGCTCGCCCCGGGCGGCGACCCGTCCTACGAGGTGGTGCGCGGGATCGCCGACTCGACGCCGTACGCGGTGCCGGGCGCGGGGGCGCTCCTGCACGTGCGGCATCTGGCGGCGGGGGAGCGTCTCGCCGTCCCGGAGGCGCCGTTCGTGTACGTCCACGTGGTGCGCGGCGCGCTGTCGCTCGCGGGTGATCTGCTGAGGCCGGGGGACTCCGCGCGGATCGGCGCGGAGCCGGCGCTGGAAGGGGAGGCGTCGGGCGGGGCCGAGGTGCTCATCTGGGAGATGACGAGCGCCTCCTGA
- a CDS encoding PucR family transcriptional regulator gives MPEPSANAAHQDARRSAHAHAATLKRLEKSSGSLAAQAIARMDETLSWYRAMPPENRSWIGLVAQAGIAAFTEWFRHPDAPQAISTDVFGTAPRELTRAITLRQTVEMVRTTIEVMESAIDEVAAPGDESVLREALLVYAREIAFATAQVYAQAAEARGAWDARLESLVVNAVLSGEADEGAVSRAAALGWNSPDHVCVVLGTAPDGDSELTVEAIRRAARHAKLQVLTGVLGNRLVVIAGGNDNPLHVAKSLIGPYAAGPVVAGPIVPDLLAATRSAQAAAAGLKASAAWQDAPRPVLADDLLPERAMAGDPAAREQLVEEIYRPLEEAGSALLETLSVYLEQASSLEGAARMLFVHPNTVRYRLRRVTDVTGWSPSDVRSAFTLRIALILGRLADGDPQS, from the coding sequence GTGCCCGAACCTTCAGCGAACGCAGCCCATCAGGACGCCCGCCGGTCCGCCCACGCCCACGCCGCGACCCTGAAGCGCCTGGAGAAGTCGTCCGGGAGCCTCGCGGCGCAGGCCATCGCGCGCATGGACGAGACGCTGTCCTGGTACCGGGCGATGCCGCCGGAGAACCGCTCCTGGATCGGCCTGGTCGCCCAGGCCGGTATCGCCGCGTTCACCGAGTGGTTCCGGCACCCGGACGCCCCCCAGGCCATCTCCACCGACGTCTTCGGCACCGCCCCCCGCGAACTGACCAGGGCGATCACCCTGCGCCAGACGGTGGAGATGGTGCGTACGACGATCGAGGTGATGGAGTCGGCGATCGACGAGGTCGCCGCGCCGGGCGACGAGTCGGTGCTGCGGGAGGCCCTCCTCGTCTACGCCCGCGAGATCGCCTTCGCCACCGCGCAGGTCTACGCGCAGGCCGCCGAGGCACGCGGTGCCTGGGACGCCCGGCTCGAATCGCTCGTCGTGAACGCGGTGCTCTCCGGCGAGGCCGACGAAGGCGCCGTCTCGCGTGCAGCCGCCCTCGGCTGGAACTCCCCCGACCACGTCTGCGTGGTCCTCGGCACCGCCCCCGACGGCGACAGCGAACTCACCGTGGAGGCCATCCGCCGCGCCGCCCGGCACGCGAAACTGCAGGTCCTCACGGGTGTCCTCGGCAATCGCCTGGTCGTGATCGCGGGCGGCAACGACAATCCGCTGCACGTCGCGAAGTCCCTGATCGGGCCGTACGCCGCCGGTCCCGTGGTGGCCGGTCCCATCGTCCCCGACCTGCTCGCCGCCACCCGTTCCGCGCAGGCCGCGGCCGCCGGACTCAAGGCCTCCGCCGCCTGGCAGGATGCCCCGCGGCCCGTCCTGGCGGACGATCTGCTGCCCGAACGCGCGATGGCGGGGGATCCGGCGGCGCGCGAGCAGTTGGTGGAGGAGATCTACAGACCGTTGGAGGAAGCGGGCTCGGCGCTCCTGGAGACGCTCAGCGTCTATCTGGAACAAGCCAGCAGTCTCGAGGGCGCGGCCAGAATGCTCTTCGTCCACCCCAACACCGTGCGATACCGGCTCCGACGTGTGACTGACGTCACCGGTTGGTCACCTTCCGATGTGCGCTCCGCCTTCACGCTGCGGATCGCGCTGATCCTGGGGCGGCTGGCCGACGGCGATCCTCAGTCGTAG
- a CDS encoding ACP S-malonyltransferase, with the protein MLVLVAPGQGAQTPGFLTPWLDLPGAADRIAAWSDAIGLDLAHYGTQADADAIRDTAVAQPLLVAAGLLSAAALGDITPGAVAGHSVGEITAAAYAGVLGEDDALRLVRKRGLAMADAAAVTETGMAALLGGDPDVTVPHLEKLGLTPANVNGAGQIVAAGTLDQLAALQEDKPEGVRKVVALKVAGAFHTEHMAPAVAALEEAAKDLTVADPRLTYVSNRDGRTVADGAEVISRLVGQVANPVRWDLCMETFQELGVTALIEVCPGGTLTGLAKRALKGVQTLAVKTPDDLDAARALVAEHS; encoded by the coding sequence GTGCTCGTACTCGTCGCTCCCGGCCAAGGCGCTCAGACGCCCGGCTTCCTGACCCCCTGGCTCGACCTCCCCGGTGCCGCCGACCGCATCGCTGCCTGGTCGGACGCCATCGGGCTCGACCTCGCCCACTACGGCACCCAGGCCGACGCGGACGCGATCCGCGACACGGCGGTGGCCCAGCCGCTGCTCGTGGCCGCCGGACTGCTCTCCGCCGCGGCACTCGGTGACATCACGCCGGGCGCCGTCGCCGGGCACAGCGTCGGCGAGATCACCGCGGCCGCGTACGCCGGTGTGCTCGGCGAGGACGACGCGCTGCGCCTCGTACGCAAGCGCGGGCTCGCCATGGCCGACGCCGCCGCCGTCACGGAGACCGGCATGGCCGCCCTCCTCGGCGGCGACCCCGACGTCACCGTGCCGCATCTGGAGAAGCTCGGGCTGACCCCGGCGAACGTGAACGGCGCGGGCCAGATCGTTGCCGCAGGCACCCTCGACCAGCTCGCGGCGCTGCAGGAGGACAAGCCCGAGGGTGTCCGCAAGGTCGTCGCCCTCAAGGTCGCGGGCGCGTTCCACACCGAGCACATGGCGCCCGCGGTCGCCGCGCTGGAAGAGGCCGCCAAGGACCTCACCGTCGCCGACCCGCGCCTCACCTACGTCTCGAACCGCGACGGCAGGACGGTCGCCGACGGCGCCGAGGTGATCTCCCGCCTGGTCGGGCAGGTCGCCAACCCGGTCCGCTGGGATCTGTGCATGGAGACCTTCCAGGAGCTCGGCGTGACGGCGCTGATCGAGGTGTGCCCCGGCGGCACGCTGACCGGTCTGGCCAAGCGCGCCCTCAAGGGCGTCCAGACGCTCGCGGTGAAGACCCCCGATGACCTCGACGCGGCCCGCGCGCTCGTCGCCGAGCATTCCTGA
- a CDS encoding ketoacyl-ACP synthase III — MSKIKAAQGHPYARIMGVGGYRPTRVVPNEVILETIDSSDEWIRSRSGIATRHWASEEETVAAMSVEAAGKAIADAGITPEQVGAVVVSTVSHFKQTPAIATEIADKIGAGKPAAFDISAGCAGFGYGLTLAKGMIVDGSAEYVLVIGVERLSDLTDLHDRATAFLFGDGAGAVVVGPAKEPRIGPTVWGSEGDKAETIKQTESWDVYRNGGAPAKYPAITQEGQAVFRWAVFEMAKVAQQALDAAGITADDLDVFIPHQANERIIDSMVKTLKLPEHVTVARDVRTTGNTSAASIPLAMERLLATGEAKSGDTALVIGFGAGLVYAATVVTLP, encoded by the coding sequence ATGTCGAAGATCAAGGCCGCACAAGGCCATCCGTACGCGCGGATCATGGGCGTCGGCGGCTACCGTCCCACCCGGGTCGTGCCGAACGAGGTCATCCTCGAGACGATCGACTCGTCCGACGAATGGATCCGCTCCCGCTCCGGCATCGCGACCCGCCACTGGGCCTCCGAGGAGGAGACCGTGGCCGCGATGTCCGTCGAGGCGGCGGGCAAGGCGATCGCCGACGCCGGCATCACGCCCGAGCAGGTCGGAGCCGTCGTCGTCTCCACCGTCTCGCACTTCAAGCAGACCCCGGCCATCGCGACCGAGATCGCGGACAAGATCGGCGCGGGCAAGCCCGCCGCGTTCGACATCTCCGCGGGCTGTGCCGGTTTCGGCTACGGCCTGACCCTCGCCAAGGGCATGATCGTCGACGGTTCCGCCGAGTACGTCCTGGTGATCGGTGTGGAGCGGCTGAGCGACCTCACCGACCTGCACGACCGTGCGACGGCGTTCCTCTTCGGTGACGGCGCGGGCGCCGTGGTCGTGGGCCCCGCCAAGGAGCCGCGGATCGGCCCGACGGTGTGGGGCTCGGAGGGCGACAAGGCCGAGACGATCAAGCAGACCGAGTCGTGGGACGTGTACCGCAACGGTGGCGCCCCCGCCAAGTACCCTGCCATTACGCAGGAGGGCCAGGCGGTCTTCCGCTGGGCCGTGTTCGAGATGGCGAAGGTCGCCCAGCAGGCGCTGGACGCGGCCGGAATCACCGCGGACGACCTGGACGTCTTCATTCCGCACCAGGCCAACGAGCGGATCATCGACTCGATGGTGAAGACTCTGAAACTGCCGGAACATGTCACGGTCGCCCGTGACGTGCGCACCACCGGGAACACCTCGGCCGCCTCGATCCCGCTCGCGATGGAGCGGCTCCTGGCGACCGGCGAGGCGAAGAGCGGCGACACCGCCCTCGTCATCGGCTTCGGGGCGGGTCTCGTCTACGCCGCCACGGTCGTTACCCTCCCCTAG
- a CDS encoding acyl carrier protein gives MAATEKEIVDGLAEIVNEIAGIPVEDVELGKSFTDDLDVDSLSMVEVVVAAEERFDVKIPDDDVKNLKTVGDATKYILEHQG, from the coding sequence ATGGCCGCCACTGAGAAGGAGATCGTTGACGGTCTCGCGGAGATCGTCAACGAGATCGCCGGCATCCCGGTCGAGGACGTCGAGCTGGGCAAGTCCTTCACCGACGACCTGGACGTCGACTCGCTGTCCATGGTCGAGGTCGTCGTCGCCGCCGAAGAGCGCTTCGACGTGAAGATCCCGGACGACGACGTCAAGAACCTCAAGACGGTCGGCGACGCGACCAAGTACATCCTCGAGCACCAGGGCTGA
- the fabF gene encoding beta-ketoacyl-ACP synthase II — protein sequence MNSTNRTVVVTGIGATTPLGGDAASTWEGLLAGRSGVSALEQDWAAELPVRIAGQIAVEPGEVIPRPQARKLDRSAQFALIAAKEAWADAGFTAKAGEDTSVDPHRLGAVIASGIGGVTTLLDQYDVLKEKGVRRVSPHTVPMLMPNSPAANVGIELGARSGVHTPVSACASGAEAIGYAIEMIRTGRADVVVAGGTEAAIHPLPIVAFGNMMAMSKNNDDPQGASRPYDADRNGFVLGEGAGVIVLESEEHAKARGAKIYAEAVGQGISADAHHITQPEPSGNGIAAALQNLIDTTDLKPAEIVHVNAHATSTPQGDVAEIKALRKAFGDDVDHMAIASTKSMTGHLLGGAGGVETVATVLALKHRMAPPTINIENLDPEVDADVIRDEARALPEGRIAALNDSFGFGGHNVVLAFRTV from the coding sequence GTGAACTCGACCAATCGCACCGTGGTCGTCACCGGTATCGGCGCAACCACACCGCTGGGTGGCGACGCAGCGTCGACGTGGGAGGGCCTGCTCGCGGGCCGCTCCGGCGTCAGCGCGCTGGAGCAGGACTGGGCAGCCGAGCTGCCCGTCCGCATCGCCGGTCAGATCGCCGTGGAGCCGGGCGAGGTCATCCCCCGCCCGCAGGCCCGCAAGCTGGACCGGTCGGCGCAGTTCGCGCTGATCGCGGCCAAGGAGGCCTGGGCGGACGCCGGATTCACCGCCAAGGCGGGCGAGGACACGTCCGTGGACCCGCACCGTCTCGGCGCGGTCATCGCCTCCGGCATCGGCGGCGTGACCACGCTTCTGGACCAGTACGACGTGCTGAAGGAGAAGGGCGTACGCCGCGTCTCCCCGCACACCGTGCCGATGCTGATGCCCAACTCCCCGGCGGCCAACGTCGGCATCGAGCTGGGCGCCCGGTCGGGCGTCCACACCCCGGTGTCGGCCTGCGCCTCGGGCGCGGAGGCCATCGGCTACGCGATCGAGATGATCCGCACCGGCCGCGCCGACGTCGTCGTCGCGGGCGGCACGGAGGCGGCGATCCACCCGCTGCCGATCGTCGCGTTCGGCAACATGATGGCGATGTCGAAGAACAACGACGACCCGCAGGGCGCCTCGCGTCCCTACGACGCGGACCGCAACGGCTTCGTGCTGGGCGAGGGCGCGGGCGTGATCGTCCTCGAGTCCGAGGAGCACGCCAAGGCCCGCGGCGCGAAGATCTACGCGGAGGCCGTCGGCCAGGGCATCTCGGCCGACGCGCACCACATCACGCAGCCCGAGCCGTCCGGCAACGGCATCGCCGCGGCGCTGCAGAACCTGATCGACACGACGGACCTCAAGCCCGCCGAGATCGTGCACGTGAACGCGCACGCGACCTCGACGCCGCAGGGTGACGTCGCGGAGATCAAGGCGCTGCGCAAGGCGTTCGGCGACGACGTGGACCACATGGCGATCGCCAGCACCAAGTCGATGACGGGTCACCTGCTCGGTGGCGCGGGCGGCGTGGAGACCGTGGCCACGGTCCTCGCGCTGAAGCATCGGATGGCCCCGCCGACGATCAACATCGAGAACCTCGACCCCGAGGTCGACGCGGACGTCATCCGTGACGAGGCCCGCGCGCTGCCCGAGGGCAGGATCGCGGCGCTGAACGACTCGTTCGGCTTCGGCGGCCACAACGTCGTCCTGGCGTTCCGTACCGTCTGA
- a CDS encoding DUF3145 domain-containing protein, translated as MTTRGVLYVHSAPRALCPHVEWAVAGVLGARVSLDWIRQPAAPGTWRSEFSWRGSVGTASKLASALRGWDLLRFEVTAEPCAGAEGERYSATPELGIYHAVTGMHGDILIPEDRLRAALARSQRGESDLEAELAKLLGKPWDDELEPFRYAGEGAPVRWLHQVV; from the coding sequence GTGACGACACGTGGAGTTCTGTACGTGCACTCCGCTCCGCGCGCGCTGTGCCCACACGTCGAGTGGGCCGTCGCGGGCGTGCTCGGCGCGCGCGTGAGCCTCGACTGGATCAGGCAGCCCGCGGCGCCGGGCACCTGGAGATCCGAATTCTCCTGGCGGGGCTCGGTGGGCACCGCCTCCAAGCTCGCCTCCGCCCTGCGCGGCTGGGATCTGCTGCGCTTCGAGGTCACGGCGGAGCCCTGCGCCGGCGCCGAGGGCGAGCGGTACAGCGCCACGCCCGAGCTCGGCATCTACCACGCCGTCACCGGAATGCACGGTGACATCCTCATCCCCGAGGACCGGCTCCGCGCCGCGCTGGCCCGCTCACAGCGCGGCGAGAGCGACCTGGAGGCGGAACTCGCCAAGCTCCTCGGCAAGCCCTGGGACGACGAACTCGAACCGTTCAGGTACGCGGGCGAGGGCGCGCCCGTGCGGTGGCTCCACCAGGTGGTCTGA
- a CDS encoding SGNH/GDSL hydrolase family protein — MRNRRRRSRAVVALATAALLCGGALTACDAQGGNSGAPGGSSAPRKPSPKPTPAWDTSPRSLAAVGDSITRGFDACSVLSDCPEASWATGTDTEVDSLATRLLGKGRAASHSWNHAKTGARMEHLTGQVEEAAADRPELVTVMTGANDACRPTAASMTPVGEFRADFERAMRTLRRELPKAQVYVASVPDLKRLWSQGRTNPLGKQVWKLGICASMLADPDDLNATATQRRASVQDRVVAYNEVLEDVCDKDRRCRYDGGAVFDYRFDGDQLSHWDWFHPSKNGQARLAEIAYRQVTSRKPVA, encoded by the coding sequence ATGCGGAACCGCAGGCGCCGGTCGCGCGCCGTCGTCGCCCTCGCGACGGCGGCCCTGCTCTGCGGCGGGGCGCTGACCGCGTGCGACGCGCAGGGCGGGAACTCGGGTGCGCCGGGCGGCTCGTCCGCCCCTCGCAAGCCGTCGCCGAAACCCACCCCCGCGTGGGACACCTCGCCCCGCTCGCTGGCCGCCGTCGGCGACTCCATCACGCGCGGCTTCGACGCCTGCTCGGTGCTCTCCGACTGCCCCGAGGCGTCCTGGGCGACCGGCACGGACACCGAGGTCGACAGCCTGGCGACGCGGCTGCTCGGGAAGGGCCGGGCCGCGTCGCACAGTTGGAACCACGCGAAGACCGGCGCCCGGATGGAGCACCTGACCGGGCAGGTCGAGGAGGCCGCGGCGGACCGTCCGGAGCTGGTGACGGTGATGACGGGCGCCAATGACGCGTGCCGTCCGACGGCCGCCTCGATGACGCCGGTCGGCGAGTTCCGCGCCGACTTCGAGCGGGCGATGCGCACGCTGCGCCGCGAGCTGCCGAAGGCGCAGGTGTACGTGGCGTCCGTGCCCGACCTCAAGCGGCTCTGGTCCCAGGGGCGGACGAACCCGCTGGGCAAGCAGGTGTGGAAGCTGGGCATCTGCGCCTCCATGCTGGCCGACCCGGACGACCTGAACGCCACGGCGACGCAGCGGCGCGCGTCGGTGCAGGACCGCGTGGTCGCGTACAACGAGGTCCTGGAGGACGTCTGCGACAAGGACCGCCGCTGCCGTTACGACGGCGGGGCGGTCTTCGACTACCGCTTCGACGGCGACCAGTTGAGCCACTGGGACTGGTTCCACCCGAGCAAGAACGGCCAGGCGCGGCTCGCGGAGATCGCGTACCGGCAGGTGACGTCGAGGAAGCCCGTGGCGTAG
- a CDS encoding aldose epimerase family protein has protein sequence MRSELFGTLPDGSPVHRWTLERAGVRIRVLTYGGIVQSAHVPDRAGQVASVALGFDELAGYLAHPGPYFGALVGRYANRIAGGSFSLDGRAYRLARNNGPNGLHGGERGFDKHVWDAEPAGDGHGVRLSRVSPDGEEGYPGRLAVSVTYTLDESGALRIAYEATTDAPTVVNLTNHTYWNLAGARAGTALGHDVRIAASRYTPVDGDGVPTGEYADVAGTRCDFRTAREAGPGFDHNYVLDKGVTAEPVEVAELRDPVSGRTLTVATTEPGLQLYTADHFAPDLPFAPGAGIALETQHFPDSPNRPEFPATELRPGGVYRSETVYGFSW, from the coding sequence ATGCGTAGTGAACTCTTCGGGACGCTTCCCGACGGCAGCCCCGTCCACCGCTGGACATTGGAGAGGGCCGGGGTTCGGATACGCGTCCTGACCTACGGCGGCATCGTGCAGTCGGCGCACGTGCCCGACCGGGCGGGACAGGTGGCGTCGGTGGCGCTGGGGTTCGACGAGCTCGCGGGGTATCTGGCGCACCCGGGGCCGTACTTCGGGGCGCTGGTGGGGCGGTACGCGAACCGGATCGCGGGCGGCTCCTTCTCCCTCGACGGGCGTGCGTACCGGCTCGCGCGGAACAACGGGCCCAACGGGCTGCACGGCGGCGAGCGCGGCTTCGACAAGCACGTGTGGGACGCGGAGCCCGCGGGCGACGGTCACGGGGTGCGGCTCTCGCGGGTCTCCCCCGACGGCGAGGAGGGCTATCCGGGACGGCTCGCGGTCTCGGTGACGTACACGCTGGACGAGTCGGGTGCGCTACGCATCGCCTACGAGGCGACGACCGACGCGCCGACCGTCGTGAACCTCACCAACCACACGTACTGGAACCTCGCGGGCGCGCGGGCCGGGACCGCGCTCGGGCACGACGTGCGGATCGCCGCCTCCCGCTACACCCCGGTCGACGGCGACGGTGTGCCCACCGGGGAGTACGCGGACGTGGCGGGGACGCGGTGCGACTTCCGCACGGCGCGTGAGGCCGGGCCGGGCTTCGACCACAACTACGTCCTGGACAAGGGCGTCACCGCGGAGCCGGTCGAGGTGGCCGAGCTGCGCGACCCCGTCTCCGGCCGGACACTGACCGTCGCGACGACGGAGCCGGGGCTGCAGCTCTACACGGCGGACCACTTCGCGCCGGACCTGCCGTTCGCGCCGGGCGCCGGGATCGCGCTGGAGACCCAGCACTTCCCGGACTCCCCGAACCGGCCGGAGTTTCCCGCGACGGAGCTGCGGCCGGGCGGGGTGTACCGGTCGGAGACGGTGTACGGCTTCTCGTGGTGA